One stretch of Pedobacter riviphilus DNA includes these proteins:
- the plsX gene encoding phosphate acyltransferase PlsX translates to MKIGLDIMGGDYAPKAIVLGAIAAHQSLNAGEHLVLIGDTEQIKPILAEEGFNPDHFEYVHTDEVIGMGEHPTKAIVQKPNSSIAVGFNLLKEGKIDSFASAGNSGAMLVGAVFSVKTIPGIIRPCLCTILPKIKGGTGLLLDVGANADCKPDILLQFGVLGSLSAKNLLQINDPKVALMNIGEEDEKGNMLSMATFPLMKETSLFNFVGNVEGRDLFNDKADVIVCDGFTGNVMLKLAESFYVLTIKKGLKDEFFDRFNYEQYGGSPVLGVNAPVVIGHGISSPLAVKNMVLQSREMITTGLVEKIRMAFK, encoded by the coding sequence ATGAAAATAGGCCTCGACATAATGGGCGGAGACTATGCTCCCAAAGCAATTGTTTTGGGAGCAATAGCTGCTCATCAATCGCTTAACGCTGGAGAGCATTTAGTTCTTATTGGCGATACCGAACAGATTAAACCCATTCTTGCAGAAGAAGGTTTTAATCCAGATCATTTTGAATACGTTCATACTGATGAAGTAATTGGTATGGGCGAACATCCCACTAAAGCAATCGTTCAGAAACCAAATTCGAGCATAGCAGTTGGTTTCAACCTTTTAAAAGAAGGTAAAATCGATTCTTTCGCAAGTGCTGGTAACTCTGGGGCCATGTTGGTTGGCGCAGTCTTTAGCGTTAAAACCATCCCGGGCATTATCCGCCCTTGTTTATGTACAATTCTTCCAAAAATTAAAGGCGGTACTGGCTTACTGTTAGATGTAGGTGCAAATGCCGACTGTAAACCTGATATTTTATTACAATTTGGCGTTTTAGGCAGTTTATCTGCAAAAAATCTTTTGCAGATAAACGATCCGAAAGTTGCCCTGATGAATATTGGCGAGGAAGATGAGAAAGGAAATATGCTAAGCATGGCTACTTTCCCGTTAATGAAAGAAACCAGCCTCTTCAACTTTGTTGGAAATGTGGAAGGAAGAGATTTGTTTAACGATAAAGCTGATGTAATTGTGTGTGATGGTTTTACCGGAAATGTAATGCTAAAATTAGCAGAATCGTTTTACGTGCTTACCATCAAAAAGGGACTTAAAGATGAGTTCTTCGATCGTTTTAATTACGAACAATACGGCGGAAGTCCGGTTCTAGGTGTTAACGCCCCTGTTGTTATCGGGCATGGAATTTCTAGTCCGCTGGCTGTTAAAAATATGGTTCTACAATCCAGAGAAATGATCACTACGGGATTGGTAGAAAAAATTAGAATGGCATTTAAATAA
- a CDS encoding beta-ketoacyl-ACP synthase III yields the protein MSKIHAAITAVNGYVPDYVLTNAELETMVDTSDEWITSRTGIKERRILKGEGLGTSDMAVHAVNGLLKKRGIDAKEIELIIFCTTTPDFTFPATANVLADKIGATNAWGYDLQAACSGFIFGLSTGASFIESGRHKKVLVVGGDKMSSIINYEDRTTCIIFGDGCGCALLEPNEEGFGIQDSILRTDGSGRDFLGMKAGGSVKPATHETIDAREHFAHQEGPTVFKFAVTNMADVAAEIMERNSLTADDVAWLVPHQANKRIIDATANRMGVTTDKVMINIERYGNTTNGTIPLCLWEWESRLKKGDNIVLAAFGGGFTWGSVYLKWAYDSE from the coding sequence ATGAGTAAAATTCACGCTGCTATTACAGCAGTAAATGGTTACGTTCCCGACTATGTGCTTACAAACGCAGAGTTAGAAACCATGGTTGATACTTCGGATGAATGGATTACCAGCAGAACGGGAATTAAAGAACGTAGAATTTTAAAGGGTGAAGGTTTAGGTACTTCTGATATGGCTGTTCATGCTGTAAACGGTTTACTTAAAAAGAGAGGAATTGATGCAAAAGAAATTGAACTGATTATCTTTTGCACCACTACACCAGATTTCACTTTCCCTGCAACTGCAAACGTTTTAGCCGATAAAATTGGCGCTACAAATGCCTGGGGTTACGATTTACAGGCCGCTTGTTCGGGCTTTATTTTCGGACTTTCTACTGGAGCATCATTCATTGAATCAGGAAGGCATAAAAAAGTTTTAGTGGTTGGTGGCGATAAAATGTCGTCGATTATCAACTACGAAGACCGTACAACCTGTATCATTTTTGGTGATGGTTGTGGCTGTGCCTTATTAGAGCCAAATGAAGAAGGTTTTGGTATTCAGGATTCTATCTTAAGAACAGATGGTTCAGGTAGAGATTTCTTAGGAATGAAAGCCGGAGGTTCAGTTAAACCTGCAACCCACGAAACCATTGATGCCAGAGAGCATTTTGCGCACCAAGAGGGGCCAACGGTATTTAAATTTGCCGTAACCAATATGGCAGATGTTGCTGCCGAAATTATGGAACGCAACAGCTTAACAGCTGATGATGTTGCATGGTTGGTTCCACACCAGGCTAACAAACGCATCATCGATGCCACAGCAAACCGCATGGGGGTTACAACCGATAAGGTAATGATCAACATTGAACGTTACGGAAATACAACCAACGGAACCATTCCTTTATGTTTATGGGAGTGGGAAAGCAGGTTGAAAAAAGGCGATAACATCGTTTTAGCTGCATTCGGTGGCGGTTTTACCTGGGGTTCGGTATACCTTAAATGGGCTTACGACTCTGAATAA
- the rpmF gene encoding 50S ribosomal protein L32 gives MAHPKRKISKQRKNKRRTHYKAVTPSLATCSATGAIHVPHRAYNVDGNLYYNGKLVIENTQIG, from the coding sequence ATGGCACATCCAAAACGGAAAATCTCGAAACAGAGAAAAAATAAAAGAAGAACACACTATAAAGCTGTTACTCCTTCTTTAGCAACATGCTCGGCAACAGGTGCTATTCACGTACCTCACCGTGCTTACAACGTTGATGGTAACTTATACTACAACGGCAAACTGGTTATCGAAAATACTCAGATAGGGTAA
- a CDS encoding YceD family protein: MNPLKQFSLPFTGLKLGTHQFDYELDDRFFNAFEYSLIKSGNLKVDLELEKQETMLLLKFKVIGTVNLDCDKCLSEFPLPINLYERQIVKFAEDELESDDEEIISLSRKDTEIDISGPLYEMINVAVPYIKNCEQADKDCDQEMIDRLNQLSIEKQAEENEQTSDPRWEALNKLKK; the protein is encoded by the coding sequence TTGAACCCACTAAAACAATTTTCATTACCGTTTACCGGATTAAAATTGGGAACTCATCAGTTTGATTATGAGCTTGATGATCGCTTTTTTAACGCATTTGAGTATTCGTTAATTAAAAGCGGGAATTTAAAAGTAGACCTGGAACTTGAGAAACAAGAGACCATGTTGCTTTTAAAATTCAAAGTTATAGGTACAGTTAATTTAGATTGCGATAAATGTTTATCTGAGTTTCCGCTACCTATAAATCTTTATGAAAGGCAGATTGTAAAATTTGCTGAAGATGAACTGGAGAGCGATGATGAAGAAATTATTTCGCTAAGCCGTAAAGACACCGAGATTGATATATCTGGTCCTTTATACGAAATGATTAACGTAGCGGTACCTTATATCAAAAACTGCGAGCAGGCAGATAAAGATTGCGATCAGGAGATGATTGACCGTTTAAATCAGTTATCGATCGAAAAGCAGGCTGAAGAAAATGAACAAACAAGCGACCCACGTTGGGAAGCCCTTAATAAGTTAAAAAAATAA
- a CDS encoding MFS transporter produces the protein MNSTKKTSYILPIIVIAQFLCTSLWFAGNAVLPDIVKNFPAETNLLANLTSMVQFGFISGTLVFAFFAISDIFSPSKVFFICGIAAALFNLGICLQLPDVRLLLLFRFLTGFMLAGIYPVGMKIASDYFKDGLGKSLGFLVGALVFGTAFPHLLKNFTTDFAWQYVIFGTSALSLTGAFAILLLVPNGPFRTAGQKFNFRSCFNGFKNPHFRSAAFGYFGHMWELYTFWAFLPGMLLLFNNKHPNSTLNIPLFSFLVIASGGISCMIGGLLSQRLGAKRIATIALAISGSCCLFSPIFLFSGSTYLFLIFLFCWGLSGTADSPLFSSLIAKNAPESLRGTSLTLVNCIGFAITIISIQVINLLAKEMNSHYLYMVLAIGPVLGLWALVDKKTD, from the coding sequence ATGAACAGCACTAAAAAAACCAGTTACATATTACCTATAATTGTCATTGCGCAGTTTCTTTGTACATCACTGTGGTTTGCAGGCAATGCCGTATTACCCGATATTGTTAAAAACTTCCCGGCCGAAACCAACTTATTGGCCAACCTTACCAGCATGGTGCAGTTTGGCTTTATCAGCGGCACTTTAGTTTTCGCCTTTTTTGCCATTTCTGATATTTTTTCACCCTCGAAAGTGTTCTTTATCTGTGGCATTGCAGCTGCGTTGTTTAATCTGGGCATCTGTTTACAGTTACCCGATGTCCGTTTATTGTTGCTTTTTCGTTTTTTAACTGGTTTTATGCTGGCTGGAATCTATCCTGTTGGCATGAAAATAGCCTCCGACTACTTTAAAGATGGATTAGGGAAATCCTTAGGTTTTTTAGTTGGCGCTTTGGTTTTTGGCACCGCATTTCCTCATTTATTAAAAAACTTTACTACAGATTTCGCCTGGCAATATGTAATTTTTGGCACATCTGCTTTATCGCTGACCGGTGCGTTTGCTATTTTGTTGCTGGTTCCAAACGGTCCATTTAGAACTGCAGGGCAAAAATTCAATTTCCGTTCTTGTTTTAATGGCTTCAAAAATCCGCATTTTCGATCTGCCGCTTTCGGTTATTTCGGGCACATGTGGGAACTTTATACTTTTTGGGCCTTTCTGCCCGGAATGTTATTGCTTTTTAACAACAAACACCCAAACTCAACTTTAAATATCCCATTATTTTCGTTTTTGGTTATTGCATCAGGCGGAATATCGTGTATGATCGGCGGGCTGTTATCGCAAAGATTGGGTGCAAAAAGAATAGCAACTATCGCATTAGCCATTTCAGGTTCATGCTGCCTGTTCTCTCCTATTTTTCTCTTCAGCGGTTCAACTTACCTCTTTCTTATTTTTTTATTTTGCTGGGGTTTATCCGGCACAGCCGATTCGCCTTTGTTTTCTTCTTTGATTGCCAAAAATGCACCCGAAAGTTTAAGGGGAACATCATTAACACTGGTAAATTGCATCGGTTTTGCCATCACCATTATCAGTATTCAGGTGATTAATCTGTTAGCTAAAGAAATGAATTCGCATTATCTTTATATGGTATTAGCTATTGGTCCGGTTTTGGGATTATGGGCCTTGGTTGACAAAAAAACAGATTAG
- a CDS encoding sulfurtransferase, with product MENKLSPIIKPEELTWLNQDEEIVIIDASAGSKARYDERHLAGALFADVNNDLANIGDFAIGGRHPLPTFEQFSIVLQKFGITKDSHALIYDDKNGGNAAARFWWMLKAIGHEKVQVIDGGFQAAVKAGFPTTDKVGIPKSVEKYEITAWNLPLSDINEVEKVAKTDDYIVIDVRDANRFAGLTEPIDLIAGHIPGAANIPYTENLDATGAFLAPEILKEKYAEALAHVKPENVIVHCGSGITACHTLLAMDYAGLPIPKLYVGSWSEWSRNNKEMVLADS from the coding sequence ATGGAAAATAAATTATCACCGATCATAAAACCCGAGGAATTAACCTGGCTAAACCAGGACGAAGAAATTGTAATTATCGATGCGAGCGCTGGCTCAAAAGCCAGGTATGATGAGCGGCATTTAGCGGGTGCGCTTTTCGCAGATGTAAATAACGATTTAGCCAACATAGGCGATTTTGCCATTGGCGGGAGGCATCCTTTACCTACTTTCGAGCAATTTTCAATTGTTTTACAGAAATTCGGTATCACAAAAGACAGCCATGCACTTATTTACGACGATAAAAATGGTGGTAACGCAGCTGCAAGGTTTTGGTGGATGTTGAAAGCCATTGGTCATGAAAAAGTACAGGTAATTGATGGAGGTTTTCAGGCGGCTGTTAAAGCAGGCTTCCCAACTACAGATAAAGTGGGAATTCCAAAATCTGTTGAAAAATACGAAATTACTGCATGGAACTTGCCATTATCTGACATCAATGAAGTAGAAAAAGTTGCCAAAACCGACGATTACATTGTGATTGATGTACGCGATGCCAACCGTTTTGCTGGCCTCACCGAGCCTATCGATTTAATTGCAGGGCATATTCCAGGAGCGGCAAACATCCCCTATACCGAAAATTTAGATGCTACGGGCGCTTTCTTGGCCCCAGAAATATTAAAAGAAAAATATGCTGAGGCCTTGGCACATGTTAAACCCGAAAATGTAATTGTACATTGTGGCTCGGGCATTACCGCCTGCCATACCTTATTGGCTATGGATTATGCTGGCCTACCTATTCCAAAACTTTATGTAGGCTCATGGAGCGAATGGAGTAGGAATAACAAAGAAATGGTATTGGCCGATTCATAA
- the pdxA gene encoding 4-hydroxythreonine-4-phosphate dehydrogenase PdxA, translating to MSNKLKIGISIGDVNGIGLEVIIKTLSNPAILNYCTPIVYGHTKVSSFHRKANNLGDFSFNVVSHANQAQPKKANMINCWEEDVKIELGQVTATGGKYALLSLERATADLVNGDIDALVTAPINKHNIQSETFAFPGHTEYLQEKSGSKDVLMFLISENLRVGVVTGHIPVKDVPTAITKEKITSKLKLINESLKKDFWIEKPKIAVLGLNPHASDNGLLGTEEAEIITPAIQEAYDKGIICFGPYPADGFFGNGSYKQFDAVLAMYHDQGLIPFKTLAFHNGVNYTAGLNFVRTSPDHGTGYDIAGKDLADPTSFTEALFSAIHIVKNRREQEEMLGNQLRSGGKVVETQFDIKDDAS from the coding sequence ATGAGCAATAAACTTAAAATTGGCATCAGTATAGGCGACGTAAACGGCATAGGTTTAGAGGTAATTATTAAAACATTATCTAATCCTGCCATTTTAAATTATTGCACTCCAATTGTTTATGGCCATACCAAGGTTTCATCTTTTCATAGAAAAGCGAATAACCTGGGCGATTTCAGTTTTAATGTAGTTAGCCATGCTAACCAGGCACAGCCCAAAAAGGCAAACATGATCAATTGCTGGGAAGAAGATGTAAAAATCGAATTGGGTCAGGTTACGGCAACGGGAGGAAAGTATGCTCTTTTATCACTAGAGCGTGCAACAGCCGATCTGGTAAACGGCGATATCGACGCCCTGGTTACTGCTCCGATTAACAAACATAACATTCAATCAGAAACCTTTGCTTTTCCTGGTCATACCGAGTATCTACAGGAAAAAAGTGGAAGTAAAGATGTACTGATGTTTTTGATCAGCGAAAATTTACGCGTAGGTGTTGTAACAGGTCACATTCCTGTGAAAGACGTTCCAACGGCGATTACCAAAGAAAAAATTACCAGCAAATTAAAACTGATTAACGAAAGTTTAAAAAAAGACTTTTGGATCGAAAAACCAAAAATTGCTGTTCTAGGCTTAAACCCACACGCTAGCGATAATGGTTTATTAGGCACCGAAGAGGCTGAAATTATTACGCCTGCTATCCAAGAGGCCTACGATAAAGGTATCATTTGCTTTGGCCCATACCCTGCTGATGGCTTTTTCGGCAACGGCAGTTACAAACAATTCGATGCAGTTTTGGCGATGTACCACGACCAGGGTTTGATTCCTTTTAAAACTTTAGCTTTCCATAATGGCGTAAACTATACAGCTGGCTTAAACTTCGTTCGCACTTCTCCCGATCATGGCACAGGTTACGATATTGCGGGTAAAGATTTAGCTGATCCGACTTCATTTACCGAAGCTTTGTTTTCGGCCATCCACATTGTAAAAAACCGCCGTGAGCAAGAAGAAATGCTGGGCAACCAATTGCGTTCAGGCGGAAAAGTGGTTGAAACGCAGTTTGATATCAAGGATGATGCTTCTTAG